From Alienimonas californiensis, a single genomic window includes:
- a CDS encoding ABC transporter permease — protein sequence MSAALAEAPAAVAAPAARRAAPTPSVMLAAFSLAQRELVRFFRQRTRVVGALVQPVLFWVVLGAGMRSAFDAPAYADGLEMSYQAYFLPGVAAMIVLFTAIFATISVIEDRREGFLQGVLVAPVPRAGIVLGKVFGGAAIAFLQAGLFVSLAPLLNLVGLAPGVEYGFTASSVLLTAGWIALLSVGLTALGYCMAWPLDSTQGFHALMSVVLLPMWLLSGAAFPADDGWLKWVVAANPLTYGVAGLRRAMTPAIADVPATLTLPGAGVGALVFGGFTLVCLIAAVLMTRRRHPREAR from the coding sequence ATGAGCGCCGCCCTCGCCGAAGCCCCCGCCGCCGTCGCGGCCCCCGCCGCACGCCGGGCGGCCCCCACGCCCTCCGTGATGCTGGCGGCGTTCAGTCTGGCGCAGCGGGAACTGGTGCGATTCTTTCGGCAGCGCACCCGGGTCGTGGGGGCGCTGGTTCAGCCGGTGCTGTTCTGGGTGGTGCTCGGCGCGGGGATGCGGTCGGCGTTCGACGCCCCGGCGTACGCCGACGGGTTGGAGATGAGCTACCAGGCGTACTTCCTGCCCGGCGTCGCCGCGATGATCGTGCTGTTCACGGCGATCTTCGCTACGATCAGCGTGATCGAGGACCGCCGCGAAGGGTTCCTGCAAGGGGTGCTCGTGGCGCCGGTGCCGCGGGCGGGGATCGTGCTGGGCAAGGTGTTCGGCGGGGCGGCGATCGCCTTCCTGCAGGCCGGCCTGTTCGTGTCCCTCGCCCCGCTGCTGAACCTCGTGGGGCTGGCGCCGGGGGTCGAATATGGCTTCACCGCCTCCTCCGTGCTGCTGACGGCCGGGTGGATCGCGCTGCTGTCGGTGGGGCTGACGGCGCTGGGCTACTGCATGGCCTGGCCGCTGGACAGCACGCAGGGGTTCCACGCCCTGATGAGCGTCGTGCTGCTGCCCATGTGGTTGCTCTCCGGGGCGGCGTTCCCGGCGGACGACGGCTGGCTGAAATGGGTCGTTGCGGCGAACCCGTTGACCTACGGCGTGGCGGGCCTGCGACGGGCGATGACCCCGGCGATCGCGGACGTACCGGCGACGCTCACCCTGCCGGGTGCCGGCGTCGGGGCGCTGGTGTTCGGGGGGTTCACGCTGGTCTGCCTGATCGCCGCCGTGCTGATGACCCGCCGTCGGCACCCCCGTGAGGCCCGCTGA
- a CDS encoding SCO family protein — MAESLAPAQRPARRPLLWIGAVLWGAVFVALIAAFFLRGDRSAPPEPGVELVAADGGEAGAQLLPNGEAPPAEPIYDPEGLPAFALTERRGATVTHETLEGSPWIAGFVFTRCATVCPRVTKAMADLRKPLEGSGVKLVSLTVDPEYDTPEILTNYSDFYNAKEDEDWLFLTGDRGEIYTLIGDGFKQPVGYEDGHVDPNQAIFHTNNLMLVGPDGVVRGKYNSQNPGEMVKLRRAALELAGNAEAAPADAALADDAPADAPAGAGE, encoded by the coding sequence ATGGCTGAATCGCTCGCCCCCGCCCAACGTCCCGCCCGTCGACCGCTGCTGTGGATCGGCGCCGTGCTGTGGGGGGCGGTGTTCGTCGCGCTCATCGCCGCGTTCTTCCTGCGGGGGGATCGCTCCGCCCCGCCGGAGCCGGGCGTGGAACTCGTCGCCGCCGACGGCGGGGAGGCCGGTGCCCAACTGCTCCCGAACGGCGAAGCGCCGCCGGCGGAGCCGATCTACGACCCCGAGGGGCTGCCGGCGTTCGCCCTGACGGAGCGGCGGGGGGCGACGGTGACGCACGAAACGCTGGAAGGCTCCCCCTGGATCGCCGGCTTCGTCTTCACCCGCTGCGCGACGGTCTGCCCGCGGGTGACCAAGGCGATGGCGGACCTCCGCAAACCCTTGGAAGGCAGCGGCGTGAAATTGGTCTCCTTGACCGTCGACCCGGAGTACGACACGCCGGAAATCCTCACCAACTATTCGGACTTCTATAACGCCAAGGAGGACGAGGACTGGCTCTTCCTCACCGGCGATCGGGGCGAAATCTACACGCTGATCGGCGACGGATTTAAACAGCCGGTCGGCTACGAAGACGGCCACGTCGACCCCAATCAGGCCATCTTTCACACCAACAACCTGATGCTCGTCGGCCCGGACGGGGTGGTGCGGGGGAAATACAATTCTCAGAACCCGGGAGAGATGGTGAAGCTCCGCCGGGCGGCGCTGGAACTGGCGGGGAACGCCGAAGCGGCGCCGGCTGACGCCGCTCTCGCCGACGACGCTCCCGCCGACGCCCCGGCGGGAGCCGGCGAATGA
- a CDS encoding DUF420 domain-containing protein yields the protein MTPEIAEKLARLPEWAAWLPTINAVLNGLAGVLLAVGLYFQRTGRIESHKRAMLSALAVSAVFLACYLLYHAVLTGSTGLRGRPFEGEGVWRWIYFTILITHVVLAAVVPVGAVVAVWRAMKGRFDKHVAVTRWLWPVWMYVSVTGVVIYGMLYHWPAG from the coding sequence ATGACGCCGGAGATCGCGGAGAAGCTGGCCCGGTTGCCGGAGTGGGCGGCCTGGTTGCCCACGATCAACGCCGTGCTGAACGGCCTCGCCGGCGTGCTGCTGGCCGTTGGGCTGTACTTCCAACGCACCGGGCGGATCGAGTCGCACAAGCGGGCGATGCTGTCGGCCCTGGCGGTCTCGGCCGTCTTTCTGGCCTGCTACCTCCTGTATCACGCGGTCCTGACCGGCAGCACCGGCCTGCGGGGGCGGCCGTTCGAGGGCGAGGGCGTCTGGCGGTGGATTTACTTCACGATCCTGATCACGCACGTTGTGCTGGCGGCGGTGGTGCCGGTGGGTGCCGTCGTCGCCGTCTGGCGGGCTATGAAAGGCCGGTTTGACAAGCACGTGGCCGTCACCCGCTGGCTGTGGCCGGTGTGGATGTACGTCTCCGTGACCGGAGTGGTGATCTACGGGATGCTTTACCACTGGCCGGCCGGGTAG
- a CDS encoding Nif3-like dinuclear metal center hexameric protein, producing MSVAPVTVADCVALLDRLAPPDLHESWDNTGLLLGDPAAGVASITTCLTLTPDVAAEAIERGDGLIVAHHPIFFRPVQQLTTNAAEGRMALDLVRAGVAVFSPHARWDNAAGGINERLARGFGLADPRPLRVRKDLTEAIGDDVPRGAGRIGKRKEQVSFAEFVQWVKAVMHLPGVDAVPTERPVRSVGVACGSAGEYLSDAIAAGCDVFVTGEARFHTALEARTAGVGLILVGHYASERFSMEELAKELAGYFPNLPVRPSDVERDPLVRL from the coding sequence GTGTCCGTCGCCCCCGTCACCGTCGCCGACTGCGTCGCCCTGCTGGATCGGCTCGCTCCGCCGGATCTGCACGAATCTTGGGACAACACCGGCCTGCTGCTGGGCGATCCCGCGGCGGGGGTGGCCTCGATCACCACCTGCCTGACCCTCACCCCGGACGTCGCCGCCGAGGCGATCGAACGCGGCGACGGGCTGATCGTGGCCCACCATCCGATCTTCTTTCGCCCCGTGCAGCAGCTCACGACGAACGCTGCCGAGGGCCGGATGGCCCTGGACCTGGTGCGGGCCGGCGTCGCCGTGTTCTCGCCGCACGCCCGCTGGGACAATGCGGCCGGGGGCATCAACGAACGCCTGGCCCGGGGATTCGGGCTCGCGGACCCCCGACCGCTGCGGGTGCGGAAGGACCTGACCGAGGCGATCGGCGACGACGTCCCCCGCGGCGCCGGGCGGATCGGCAAGCGGAAGGAGCAGGTGTCCTTCGCCGAGTTCGTCCAGTGGGTGAAGGCGGTGATGCACCTGCCGGGCGTGGACGCCGTGCCGACCGAACGGCCGGTGCGTTCCGTGGGCGTCGCCTGCGGCAGTGCCGGGGAGTATCTCTCGGACGCGATCGCCGCCGGCTGCGACGTCTTCGTCACCGGCGAAGCCCGCTTTCACACGGCGCTCGAAGCCCGCACCGCCGGGGTGGGGCTGATCCTCGTCGGGCACTACGCCAGCGAGCGGTTCAGCATGGAGGAGCTTGCGAAGGAACTCGCCGGATACTTCCCGAATCTGCCAGTGCGTCCCAGCGACGTGGAGCGGGACCCGCTGGTCCGGCTGTGA